From the genome of Canis aureus isolate CA01 chromosome 29, VMU_Caureus_v.1.0, whole genome shotgun sequence:
gcgccaaaccgctgcaccacccagggatcccctcaacttctattttaaaaatctctaaattcCCTAACTTTCTATGGAGATGATTATATTATCTGCAAATACTACACTAAAACCAATTACTACTCCcctacctattttattttataccattAGTTAGGACTTCCTTGTAAATTATACAATGTTGTATACTGTACAGTGGGAATGAGAGTTGTTATCCTTGATTGCTCTTGATTTTAGGAATTTACTGGATGAATGCATTTTACCAGATTAACAACATTCTTCTccctatcttttttaaaaaagatatttatttatttattcatgtgagagagagagagagagagagagagacgcacaaagacacaggcagaggaagaagcaggccccatgcagggagcctgatgtggaactagatcccgggtctccaggatcacgccctgggctgaaggcagcgctaaaccgctgagccacccaggctgcccattatTCTCCATatctaatttaagaaaaatggaggtgaaagatttaaatttttgtataatctctatacctaatgcAGGGTTTGAACCtacaccccaagatcaagagttgcacacttcaCAGACTAAGTCAGCTAGGGACCCCTATATGGCtgatttttatttgataatatatttaagatttgGCCATAGGACtcatctttctcttattttttcatgaatatttgaaaactaaacatgcaaagaattcaaaatagctaaaacttattttgaaaaagaacaaaattgaaaagaaagaaaaagaacaaaattggattCACTCTTCAGTTTCAATATTGACCACAAAGctataatcaagacagtgtgctagtGGCATAGGACTGACAAACAGACGAAGGGGCCAGAATTCATAGTACACAATTAAACCTGAAGATTTATGATCAATTGACTTATAATAACAGTGTCAAGGCAATTCGatagggaaagaatagtcttttcaacaaatggtgcaaTATGCACAAGAAATCTAAACTTTTACCTCATACTCTACACAGAAACATTAACTCAGATCCAAGAACTAAAACTGtaattcttcaaagaaaacacCATGACCTTCACCAGGCAAAGATTACTTACACATGACATCAAAATCATGAGTAGTAACAAAAAAAGATctagactttatcaaaattaaacatttttgacCTTCAAAAGACACTAATTAAGAAAAGTGCAagacaaggggtgcctggctggctcagtaggtagagcacgtgactcttgatctcagggtcataggttTGAGAACTACACTGGGTGCagaatttagggggaaaaaaacaaaacaaaaaaacacgtaTTGGATAAAGGATTtacatctagaatatataaaaagaagagGTATTTGAAACGAAGTTGAAGACACCATGAAACTAAACTCAGTAATGTGctcataaatgtttaataatcCACTTCCCTGATGCCCTGCCCACCAAAAGGCCCTGATTTGTAGTTTTTTTCCTATCTCTATGGTATTAAATATCCCTACCATCATCAATACCAAGCTACCACCATAACAGTGTTGAACTAGGGTTCGGAAAAGATATGCAGTAGTACACCATTATTTAGTATTTCTACTCTATAGATACAATACACACAATCGAGAGCATAGATATTAGTACTGTTATAAACTAATTAGGAAATGAtgagttaaaaatatttagtatatttgtTTTCAAGATAATTTATGGTTACCATTGTAGGCATCAACTCATTATTCTAAAGattgataaataaaagaaacaatttatCCTGTACAGAGTAACCAAAGAGTTGATAGGGAAAAATTCTTAACTAAAACCATCAGGTTAAATAGAACATAGAACTTTATAATAAGATCAGCCTGAATCAGCTGGCTAATCTTAGCtcactaaaaaggagaaaatcagaTATATGTGCCTCCTGGGAGGATTTAAACTACGACAACAGTTCCTTTGTCTTGGCTGCTAAAATAGCATCcatggggatccctaggtggctctgcggtttagtggttgccttcggcccaggacgtggtcctggagacccgggatcgagtcctgcatcaggctcccggcacagagcctgcttctctctctgcctgtgtctctgcctctctctctctctcgaataaataaataaataaaatcttaaaaagtaaaataaaatagcatccAGACTATGGAAGACCTGGAAATGTCAGGATGTGAACCACAACCAAAATGACAAGTACCAACAGCACCCAGAAGGCCAGGGTAATGCTGGTAGCATCAACGCAGGATCAACTTCAAAAAACATCACCCAGGTTACTTTGGGAAAGCTGGTATGGTGCATTACCACTTAAAGAGGAGTCGGACCTTCTGCACATCTGCCAACCTTTATTAGTGAGCAGACACTGGCAAATAAATGCAGGAAAAACAAGACTGAAACTGATTCTACCACTGACAAAATGCAATCAAGTCACAAAGTTCTGCAGAAGGGAAAGCTCCCAAATCAGCCTGTCATCACAGAAGGTTAAATTCTTTAGCAGAAGAGCTGAGAAGATTAatagtggtggtagtggtgggggaTGTCCTGGTAGCTTAAAGCCAAATGGAAGGAGACTCATTAAACTCTAACAagtgggcagcccctgtggcgcagcagtttagcgccacctgcagcccggcgtgtgatcctggagacccagaatcgagtcccacgtcgggctccctgcatggagcctgcttcccctctgcctgtgtctctgactctctgactctctctctctcggtctctcatgaataaataaataaaacctaaataaataaataaatgctaacaAGTGCTTTtctcaaagagagaaagaacaaagtattCCTAAGAAATGGAACCTGGATCTAAGCTTGTACAGCTATGTACATAGCTATTACCACTTTTCAGAAAATAAGTAGACTGAGGAACAAATCAAAGAACAATACAAAAggggtaaacaaacaaaaaaacccagccaATTCCAGAATGTAGGtcattatataaaacaaacaattcaGTTTTTGTCAATGACATGGTAAAAGTGAGGAAGGTGTTACGGAAGAAAAGAGAGTCAACAGTGAAATCTGGATCCTGAATTTAAAGATTTGAGACCACTGGGGAAATCTTGACATGGCCTAGGTAGATGATATCAAAGGTTTAGTGTCAGTTTTCTTAAATGTAATAACGTAATTACGACATAGTGACCATGTTTAAAGACATGTTCTCAGTAAAAGATGCCTGAGTGAAAGAGTAAAATCTCATAATTTAAAGATTCTGACAAAAttttcacaatgaaaaaaaatatggactAGTGGCTGAATGAATTACATATAAGAGTATAGTATTACTATTCTCTCTTCTTACATGTCTGTTTCAGTttctgttaaagaaaataaaagcatgataCTTGCCAATGAGATCACTTCGATCTAGCAACAACTCCAGATCTTTATCACTAATGACCTTCTCTCTTGATCCCTTTACTTCCCtgtaaggaaacaaaatattcaaGTCCTTATGATAAATCAAAACTGaattacatttttctcaagttaaaaaaaaggcTTACCTTTCATAATCTCTAGATTTTAATAATTCCATTAATTCCTTAGGGTCTAAGAAATTCTTAGATTGATTTAATCCAGACTGACCACCTTTGAAATGATCTagaaaaaattttcaagaaattgaaaacactgaaaattacttttaaagcCAAAATATACATTACAAACCAGTAAAGAATGGCTTATGTTAAAAACAACAAGCAAAGTCAAGTGTtaataaggaagaaaagcaacCACAACTCTCATACTCTGCTGGTAGAAGTATAAAATGGTATGCCCACTTGGGGAAAAGTTTAGCAATTTCCTATAGGTAAACATACACTCATTCAAAGACCAAGAACAAAGGCATATGTCCACAAACACTTGAGCAAACAAGAGCAccttattcattaaaaaacaaaatctagaaaacaatttaaacattAATAAAGAATGGATAAACTATTAACTTCTAATACACACAtcaacaaatcttaaaatattatgaacaaaagTAGCTCCATACATACAAATGAATTCACATATGAGATTAGGAAAACTTCTCTATGTGGCAGAAACTGAAACAGTGATTGCCTTTTACTGAGAGACAAGGGAACATGGAAAATGATGCACAAGGAAATGCTTTTGGATGAACCAGAGCTTTGTTACCTTGATCTGGAGAATAGTTACaagtgtatacatttgtcaaaatccatgaATCTGTACACTTACCATCAGTATTTTACTGTATGTATATTACCTCAACAAAGTCATTActtaaaaaattcctttcaaattgttttttgatataaatttttcaaaatgctgaaaacggaattgggaaaagaaaactaGACATACACTTTACTGAATTTAAATTATAGTCCATAAAGAAAATTTATCTCATCactaaaatttctaaataaacacaggtgaaaaaattttaatttgcacAAAATCTTATTAGAAAAGTTCTTTTTTCCTCCAGTGTAAATTCCAAGTACAATCTAAATGTTCAGTCAAGTTAAATTGAAGATTTCTAAAAGCTAACCCACATTTCCTTCAGTCATATATGTGAGACAAAGTATTTAAGTAGAAAGCAGGTAGAAAAGtagtagaaaacaaactgatagtGATTTTCAACATTATCATGTTCCTATTTCTCTAGGCTTCACAACTTATAGATGTTTTCAACTTTTGTTAAGGTAGCCATAGAGCCAATTTCTCCAAATAGAATTTGATATTACAcaaataaaagtagaatttttctaaagaatcttagggaacaaaatataaaacaccaATGCCTTACTTACTCTACTTCCCCTACTTCTCAGAATCTTTTCTAGTTTATAAACACTGTATTtgtgcctgggtgactccgtcGGTTAAGTAttcctcttgatttcagcccaggtcatgatctcagggttgtgagactaagGCTTGCATTGGGTGgggtccatgctgggcatggagcctgcttgagattttctctctccctccctgtctatCCCCGCAATCCTCTCTCCccatcttcaaaaacaaaaacacactatttaaaaaatactaggtttaaaatgatgaaaagaatgTTCTAGagccaaatattttttgaaaaagtgagTTCAAccaagtaaatacatttttaatagtgCTACTTCAATgtatttttagtatttagtatACTGGACTTGTAAGAAGTGGCTTGAAGTCTTCGTAAAGTCTTTTGGCAGGTAACCTCTTACCAAGAATAAGCATTAACATCATGCCAAATCCCCAGGACAGAGGTTAAGATATAGCACTTTGAAAGTGTCCTGGAGTTTTCTCTGCCCCCTCTGCTCCTTACCTAGATACTACCATtagttttttcttcatttctgtttataGTCATACAAACCTAGTATAGGTCTTTACAGCTGTAAATTCcccactatttatttttttaagtagacttcaGGCCCAGCATGGAACCAAATATGGGACTTtaactcacgaccctaagatcaagacctgaggtgagatcgagagtcagatgctgacCTAACTGAGCGACCTCTTCACTAACTCTAAATCCTACACTAAGTTGTGCCAATTTCTATTACAAGAAAATAACAGTAATGAAATCTCACGATATACAACAGACAACTGAAATAAGAAAAGTACTACAAAGTATTATTTACTTTTGTGGATGATCaacttttccagttttcttttagcAGCTGCTCTTTCCACAATTTTCTGATCGATAGTATTTGCTGTGACAAGACGATATACAACAACTGGCTTTGTCTGACCAATTCTATGACATCTATCTTGGGCCTGAAGATCCGACTGAGGATTCTTAAAgtgatagagaaaaataatatttaataatatttaacagtttatttattattattttaaagattttatttatttattcatgagagacagagagagagagagagaggcagagacctacaaagagggagaagcaggctccatgcagggagcctgatgcggcactcgatcccgggactccagaagcatgccctgagtcaaaggcagatgttcaaccgctgagccacccaggggtcccaatatTTAACAGTTTAACATTAAAGTTATTTAAACTCCTACTAAATGGGTAAAGTCAAATGCATGATCCAATCGAATCTTTTAAAGTCTCCTAACTCATTTTAGATTTCTAGAATGGTTCCAATGATAaaatatgttcaagtctttaCATACAGGGCACTTGGTAATGATTTTTGTCTTAAGATGGGATACCCTttcaaaacagataaacaaaactgcAAAGCATACAATGAAAGATAATAGATAAAACCGCAAAATGCACATTGAAAGATAAAAAGTTCAGAATGGAAATATAACAGTATATTGCCATACTTCCAACTTACCCAATCACTATCATAAATGATAACTGTATCTGCTGCAGTCAAATTAATGCCCAGGCCACCAGCTCGTGTACTCACTAAGAAGATAAATACATCTGGATCTGTGTTGAAGCTGTGCatctaaaagcagaaaaaaaaaaaaaagtaaagaataaccAGCATTCTTCAAACTAAGTATGAATTCTTCAGTATCTACAGCACTTTCAATATGgagtaaataaatactgaaaaaccCAGAAGTCATGAAAGTTGAAAAAGACCAATttgctgaaaaaaagaaagttatcagACTCCCCtcccatgaaattaaaaaaaaaaaaaaaaatcgctaaGCATACCTACTGCCCAGGTTAAGACAGTAAACCGGGGAAGCACTCTAATCAATTTGATCTTTAGAGGGCCTTGAGACTAGGTAACTCAGGCCAGTCACACAGATACATAATGCCTATGTGACTAACCTTCAATGGAAACCCTGCACACCAAGGCTCAATGAGCTTCTCTGGCTTACTTCACATGTGCAGTTACAAACTGCTGCTGGGACAATTAAATGCTGCCTATGTGACCTCACTGAAAACTCACATCTAGTTTCTCCTAGACTTCACCCTATGTGAGTCAactttttgctgatttttttttttttaagatttatttatttatttatttattcatgaaagacagagaggcagagacacaggcagagagagggagaagcaggctctgtgcagggagcccgatgttggacttaATCCCCGGACTCCAGAACCAcatcctaggctgaaggtggcgctaaaccattgagccacccaagctgccccttTTTGCTGATTTTAACCTGTATCCTTTCACTCTAATAAATCATAGCAATGagcattagaaataaaaacagaactaacGCTAACCAAAAGAACcaaagaggaaaattattttgttataacaATTAAAAGGTGTATCCACTGGAGACTGAATCAATCATTCAGATCTAGCAAATAATTAGCTTATAAACATCTTTTGCTTAggttaatttcatttgttttccaaGCCCCTCTTTTATTAAGGACATTTTTGTTGGGGCACTCGTGTGGCTTAGTTGGTCAAGTGTCTACtggaggctcaggtcatgatctctgaccCTGGGGTGgagcctcacatctggctccctgtagaGGGAGCCTGATTCTTATCCACCTCTCTGcggctccccctgcttatgttctctttcactctaataaataaataaataaattcttaaaaagggggggaaggggcagcccgggtggcttggtggtttggtgccgccttaggcccagggcatgatcctggagacccgggatcgagtcccacatcgggctccttgcatgggacctgcttctccctctgcctgtgtctctgcctctttgggtctctcatgaataaaaataaataagtaaataagtaagtaagtaagtaagtaagtaaataaataaataaataaataaataaataaaagatatttttgttaaaaaagaaaactcacacATCACAAGGGAAGTTTAaggaagaatatttaataatactattttttttaaagcttaggTCATCTTTTCTTAAGATATAAGgactgaacaacaacaaaaaccccaagtGGTTTCCCAGGAGATGGGGTAGGCAGGTAGGTTGCCTGAGAGAACTTTCTGAGCTGATGTTAAGTTGTTGTACCTTGATAGGAGTTTGGgtcacacatatatacattcattaaaactcagaaaataaaCACTTTCCTTTATTCACCTCAGGATATGTAAAATTTacccaaaaagacaaaatatgctGAAATAGAAGTATcatctataatttattttgaaatatcccccaaaagataaaatgttaagTAGATACAGAAATGGACTGATTCTTGATCACATGTATGTGACAAAAAAGGAATAGGATAGGCTAACAGCAGGTTCTCGGTGGATTTACAGGTGGTTCCTGTAAAATTCTTCAACTGCTATAGAGTTTAAATTTCTAGTGAAATGTTGGAGTAGAGGGAAGAGCCaaactcaggagaaaaaaagatctggtgggatccctgggtggcgcagcggtttagcgcctgcctttggcccagggcgtgatcctggagacccaggatcgaatcccacgtcgggctcctggtgcatggagcctgcttctccctctgcctgtgtctctgcctctctctctgtgactatcataaattaaaaaaaaaaaaagaaagaaaaaaagatctggtTATCTCAATATCCTTACAGTCACAGTGGTAGTGAAGTAGGATATTAAGTCAAGTTGGAccagaaaatatacataatttaagaaacattaaggcttactaaataaaaatgcttatatttttgACCCTGCTACAAGGTGTTTAGTCTACCAATTTGAGGGTCTACTCTGAACATTACATTAGAAATCAAGACAGTTACAAAAGAGAATTTGGTACGTATGATGTAAgcattcttacatttttttctctctctgaataagaCATGGATCCATCAAGCCTGCTAAAGTTGAAATTTCTGAAGTGGCAATAATCCATCAAAATGTCCAACATTCTTGTCATTTGTGAAAAAAGCAGCacctgaaatttaaatatatcataGTATCTGTATCAATTAATAAGAGGTAATTAAGCAACCAAAAATCCAATCAAAAGTACCACCTTGTGACCTCTGGCTTTTAGTTCTGGCAGCATTCGatccaaaattaagaatttccCAGAATTCGTTACCAATTCTTCATCAATCTTAAAAGCAGGcaaagaagaacagaaaaatcAGTCACAATAATTACTAGTAATCTgtcttttatcaaaataaaatccaggtaAATAGTTCATTTTCAATGACAAGTCCCCAttaaactttaaattaaaaaaaaaaaaaattgagggacgcctgtctgggtggctcagcagtttagcgtctgtctttgactcagggtgtgatcccggggttctaggatcaagtcccacacatcaggcttcctgcatggagcctgcttctccctttgcctgtgtctctgcctctctgtgtttcatgaataaataaataaaatcttaaagaaaaattgaccttattatttgatctttttaaatCAGAAGATAGTTCTTTCTCAAGGAAAGACACACTCTAGAATTTAAAATtgagggcacctggatagctcaatcggttaagcacccaactcttgatttcagttcaggtcatgatctcagaatcatgagatcaagccccacatggggctccacactgagcatggaggcagcttaagattctctctccctctgcccctctactgtttacacacacatactccctcaaaaaaataaatgacttcacAAAAATGGAAATCAAATGAAGTCCCCCCTTGATTTATCCTCCCCGCTCCTCTcccaaatgctttatttttaaaaaaaattttatttgggccacgtgggtagctcagtggtggagtgtctgccttcgctcaggtcgtgatcccagggtcctaggaccaagtcccacatcaggctcctcatagggagtgtgcttctccctctgcctctctgtctctcatgaataaataaaatctaaaaaataaaaagattttatttatttatttgagagagagagaacatgagtgggggcagaggagcagagagagaagaggaagactcctcactgagcagagagcctggcactgggctcaatcccaggacgccatgatcaggacctgagccaaaggcagatgcatcaccaactgagtcacccaggtgcccctgaaagggTATTTTATAATAGGAGAACTGTAAGTTTAAACTTACTGCACAGATGTCggagtttattctttttttaaagatttattaatttatttgagttgagggagaaagggaggatggTAGAGAGAGACGAAGAATGAATTACAGAAATCAGAACAGTACACTATTAAATGGTATTCACCTTAAACTCCTGTGTGACTGGGTCTATAGGGTATTCAATCAAATATGGATGATTACAACACTTACGAAGGAGCATCATTATATTCTGCAGTTTCAGATTAACTTCAGATTCCACAGGGATATTTGTTTCCACAACAGCTCTACCAAAAACATAATCCATGAATGTGAGAAAGACAAAAAGGATCAGTTTAAAgaatacttaaatttattttaaactcacACCTTTCTCGGTCTACTTCTGGCTGCATTTGACTGATCAATTTTTCCAATTCATTAGGGAAATCATCTATTTTGCTGTAATTTATTGACTTTCTGGCTCGCCGTCTTGGTCGTCCAGTGGGACTTAGCTCAACGGTTTCTTtctaaaagtgaatttaaaaaggaatgtaTGTTTAAAAAGCTATACCCTTAAACTCTAAACATATACAAAGTGGGTTGTAATTTCTTTAATGTGCAAATGTTTttagacataagaaaaaaataattgtctttCATCATCAAGTTTAGTGATTTCCAAAGGCACAA
Proteins encoded in this window:
- the HELLS gene encoding lymphoid-specific helicase isoform X2; this encodes MHYSFESWFDITSLSETAEDIIAKEREQNVLHMLHQILTPFLLRRLKSDVALEVPPKREVVVYAPLSKKQEIFYTAIVNRTIANMFGCSEKETVELSPTGRPRRRARKSINYSKIDDFPNELEKLISQMQPEVDRERAVVETNIPVESEVNLKLQNIMMLLRKCCNHPYLIEYPIDPVTQEFKIDEELVTNSGKFLILDRMLPELKARGHKVLLFSQMTRMLDILMDYCHFRNFNFSRLDGSMSYSEREKNMHSFNTDPDVFIFLVSTRAGGLGINLTAADTVIIYDSDWNPQSDLQAQDRCHRIGQTKPVVVYRLVTANTIDQKIVERAAAKRKLEKLIIHKNHFKGGQSGLNQSKNFLDPKELMELLKSRDYEREVKGSREKVISDKDLELLLDRSDLIDQMNASGPIKEKMGIFKILENSEDSSPECLF